From the Solea solea chromosome 7, fSolSol10.1, whole genome shotgun sequence genome, the window ACTCAGCTCCCTCTTCAccagctccctctgctggttaGAGTTGCACAGAGCACTCTGTCAGACATTAATTTATTACAGCAGTATAAAACCTATTTTTACACAGTTGTGGAGTTTGGTTAATGGAGTTTTATTATTGTCATGGACCACCTTTGATGTTTAAATATACAGCAACACTAAAACACTGGTCAGACCACGTGTTAACTAACTTGGTGtgtaaatacaattttatttaaagttatttttggCCTTGGTATATCCTCCTTATCTTGTTTGTATAACTTCTGTGCCTAGCATTTTTAAAGAAAGAGCTGTTTGATCATTCCAGTGCAGTGAACTCCCGCTgggtttgtttcttcttccaAAGACTTAACCCATGTGGTTCGCATCTAATCCCGAGGTTTAACTTCTAGTAGAAGCTGAAAGTGTTTCATTATTTGGATTTTTGTATGATTATGCAgtgaaagttttattttgtatttttttctccaaGCCACTGTGCATGAATCAACTTGGCTGCCAAGTAGTTTGTCTGGAATTTGTTGCACTATGAATTCTCACAAAGCCATTGAACAAATCAAGCAGTGCCTCGGTGTGTCTTACAATGGGAAGCAGCAGCCTAGTACTGGGTTTACAGATGCAGACGTTAAGCAACTTAACAGGGATTTAAACTGGTGTTCTCACTCTTTGCTCTCCGGTCAGTGTTTcagatttacagttttacatttggaaaaaaaaaaagaagatgtggTGTAAAGGGTGAAATGAAACTGGAATTACTCGATTGAACTgataagttttgttttttttagtctatTCATGAGATTTCATTTATGTACCAACTTACACCTGATCTTGAAACATGTCTTATGATTCAGAGGATAACGTGTTATTGGATATTAGACTGTCGCCGTCAAACATGTTGTAAACCTCACTTAGCTCAACTTACCTGGAGGTTTGTGGGTTACAATTTTTGTACACAGGATCTGGAGTTTACGACACTGTTAAATTTGGACGATTGTAATTTCCTGGACTACAACGCAACAGGTCAGTGGACACAACAGTCTCCTAGACGTCCTTGGACGGTGTCAGGCAgctctgtgagtgtgaatgagtgcGCGGGCAGTTGAACTGGCGCACAAACTGTCTACATGGGTGCTGACTGCTGACCTCATGATATTGAAATTTAAAATTCAGGAAACTAGTTTTTTCCATCATTAAATGAAATACACATATGAGAGGAATAAAGATGTTTACAAAATATTTTATCTCTTTACCTGCAAATCTATATTTGTAAAATGGCAAACTATCAGCTTTACAGAGTGGGTGCCGCTTTATTAGTAAGAGAACTGGATTCACAGCCACATTTTGTAAAGGCCATGCATTTTTAAGTTGTAAAACAGAGAGACTGCTGAAAATGGTTAATGAATCCCTGCTTTGTTCAGAAGGTCGTGGATTGCAATAAACTGGAAATTAAGAGTTTtgagtttttcctcttttttcgaATCTCAAACCCGTCACAAACATGGAAATATAATTGTGCATAGGACTGACACAGAACCTATGCCCCcaacataataaatacaatagTGTAAGGGCTGAAACAATGATTTCAATTGATTACTAAGTTTATTGTcacctattttgataatggattaagTCGgtatgaatgtgaatattttcaggttcctttgctccacataacagaCATTTCCTGATTAACagggaaaataataaatacagattAACCTTTCatggaaaataattgttagtagCAGCCCGAGCGCATCTGTGTCTCTGCATCATCAAGTCACTGTCATTACTCCACCCAACTATAAGGAGCACACCTTATATAATGCTATATGGTTTGCAATATATGGGTATGGATAAATAGTAGAAACCTCATGAGGAATTATAATAAGGTCATCTAaaatttaaatcatgtttttgagGAAAACATAATCTATGATCAATCTAAGACTCTTTTTTATTACCAAGAGATGGCTtcctgattttctctttttattaatATCTCACACTAAATATATTGTCATATCAACACTCACCGTTAGAAACACCAATTGTGCAACATACAATACCGTCATTGTATTAAAGTCTTTTGTGAAGCCCAggtgaacacatttaaaaaatattgttttataccTGATAGAGACTGTTCCTACTGTATGTCCAATGTGATTTACTGTaggatctcacacacacacacacacacatatacacacacacacacacacacacacacacacacacacacacacacaggtgcatttTGGTATCCAACACTTTCGCTGCAGCATGGTCCTTTTGGTGAGCAGGGTCACTCACACTTCTTATACTGctcctgtgtccttgtgtgGAGCAGCACCGCCTGTCCAGCCAGCCCGGCCTCCACACCACCGTCAGGGACCACATACTGTGTCCCGTCATCAGCTCTCTGTGGATCCATAGTCCTCAGTTGCTCATTGCTCTGAGCTAAACTGTCCAGGCTCCACAGCTGGTAGCGCAGACTTTTCCCCTGCTTAGCCAGGACGTAAACCTCTCGAAATCCTGAGCTGCCAACGGGACAAGTGAAACTGGTGTCGTTAAGCAGGTGGAGCCACGGCAGACTGGGATCAGTCTGATGGTGCTTTTCACTAACATTTCCCTGATCCAAACCGAGGAGAACACCTGGAGAGAaagcacaaataataataatgtacagtatataaaaagtatttaaataacTACTCTCAACAGAAGGGACCTGTTCCATGTCTCCACAGCTGGGACTGATAACGAACAGTGCTGGATGTGATTTTGGACAGGATTCAAAAATATGCCACAACTCCTCAAGAAAATTTAACAATAAGACTCCTTAAATGAGTTTGAAGAGTATTAATGTGCACTGACATGAACATCCCACTGGCACTGCACCATCTAGGCCTCCTTAGTAACATTCTCAGAGCATCATTATGCCACCTCTGCTCTTTGAACGCTAGATCAACcaaatactgttttaaaaacTGTGCTCTATTACTATCCTCAAATCATCTTCTTTCATGTGTtgctaataaaaacaacattaccattttttttttagagtttagTGTTATGCTTTATCACATTAATCCTGGCTTTTCAGAACCACCTGAACAAAACCTCCCTCTGATTGACCAACTATCCCGTCTTACCTGAGGCAACTGCCCAGTGTGCCCTGTGGCCGCTGCGCTGACATGGCTCATGGTTATAGTCCTCATCGTATCTGTACATACTGTCAAAGAACTGTGCAGTCCAACCGAACGATGCTGTATAACACATAGATgagtcaaaaaaacatttataaaacttAAAACAACCTTTCTAAGACATTTCTATGAGCCCCACATgactccctctgtgtttctcagtacaggagtattttttctgttttgcgACTtttccacactgcacacagtgaGGCATGTTATGTCACAACTaagcaaataaataagaagAGGCACAAAACACACGTAAAGCAAAACAGCTTCACTAtggttgaaaacaaacaaagtttgGACAAAAATGCTAAAGTAAAGGATAAACAACACATGGTATATCAAAATAGTGTAGGAAAAAAGGAGCAGGGGAGAAAAACTAGGTCCAATCAGGACTGCAGTGttgtggtaattactcagaggtCCACAGGGGGTGATAGAAGTTTTGCACTGGAACTTTTTCCtgattgttatttgttttaagtAACTAATTTGAAAAGTGCTCCGTGTTTTACTCTTGCTCTAATATTAGCATTAAAACAGATCTTGTAGCGGTTTCGCTTTGGGTTAAGGATACGGGATGAGCACAGGCTGTCTCTCCCACAGGTGTTTGACGATGATTGCAGCGTTGTTTCCACTTAAACCTCCAGACAGCAGTTCAGCCTTACAGCCACAGATCTCTTCTGCCAGGAGGGCCATGTTGTTAGCTGGTAATATAACATATCTCaatgagaaataaacacaaatgaaccaaaaacaaaaaaactcaaaacagtcagacagcttatacagtatgtgtatgagTAAATCACCACTAAAAACAAGTTCTATTTAAACTTCATCCTGCATCTGACTCTGATGGAGCCCAGCTAAGTGTTGTGTCACCTCATctttacatgttttaatttttgtaGGAAGATTACAGTTCTCAATTCACgttcatttgttctttttttttcttcaaagaaGGGTCGCTGTTCTTTTCGCTAACTTCCTTACTCGTTTCAAATTTGATGCAGACGTACTTGACGAGTAGACATTTTTTCTGACCCAGTGGACaaaatttacataaaaaaacagtcagTGACCCCTGCTTTCAAGTGTTTCATAACAGCTTTAAATGCTCAAACATGTTGGCTTCAGCAGTAGTAAAAATGTCTGCACCACTAACACCATCAATACTGGACTGTGTCCATGAAGATGCCGTGTCTTCACGTCATGTGTGGCATGCCATACACACAACactctttcactttcacagtttGTAAGACATAGGACAAGTTACTTTGAGGCTTTGGGAGGATTCAGTGCTTGGACTTTCGATCAGAACCAGTCTGCTGTGATActaattttcatgtttttgttacctGAAAACATTTCACCCTGTGCTGTGTATCCCCTGCTCCGTGCCGTCTGAACCACAGTTTCCATATCAATGCTGAGTGCTGGCCGTCTAAGGTGAGCAGCCATCCACAGAGCCACCAGACCACACCTGTGTGTCacatgagtcacacacacactcacagtcacagtcacgcTCCAGCGAACACGTCATGTGTCATGACTTCAACTTTAAAGCATTTAGGTCGACACAATGGCCCTGCTGTGCTAAGCACTCTACTGGTGTGACGTATGAAGTGCTTTTCATTAAATGTTACTCGACAACAATCGGGTTGGCACCAAAGTTCACT encodes:
- the actmap gene encoding actin maturation protease, whose protein sequence is MSVKCPLSPPPPPPAPGPPPPAPPPPAPSTSTRKKLYQTIASSRSPVEGDNTEARLLLSQRDSSFRKDLQWILVNTYVPSLIQDGPQCGLVALWMAAHLRRPALSIDMETVVQTARSRGYTAQGEMFSANNMALLAEEICGCKAELLSGGLSGNNAAIIVKHLWERQPVLIPYDEDYNHEPCQRSGHRAHWAVASGVLLGLDQGNVSEKHHQTDPSLPWLHLLNDTSFTCPVGSSGFREVYVLAKQGKSLRYQLWSLDSLAQSNEQLRTMDPQRADDGTQYVVPDGGVEAGLAGQAVLLHTRTQEQYKKCE